In Chitinophaga sp. HK235, a single window of DNA contains:
- a CDS encoding ATP-grasp domain-containing protein, whose product MNNTILLIPEKTDIEFEQIVAAWTHRGGQVKRLGKYWIKDEELTRSKIAIYGNQAFAFVLAQIYGVALLSPDDTLIATLDHQWTQRQITLSTVGQISATAFPVFIKPVVPKIFLAGIFTTLEDFRQATAGLPEDEAVMMAAVVEPITAEARGFVLNEQLIDLALYEGGADLTAGALFLTAFVREYGHQLPAAVIVDIACNPQTGWFVLEFNACWGAGLNNCRAEKVMDCIISATIHPALPADLPARESS is encoded by the coding sequence ATGAACAACACAATACTGCTGATCCCTGAAAAAACGGACATTGAATTTGAACAGATAGTGGCCGCCTGGACCCATAGAGGCGGACAAGTTAAAAGACTGGGTAAATACTGGATAAAAGATGAAGAACTGACCCGCAGCAAGATTGCTATCTATGGCAATCAGGCCTTTGCATTTGTGCTGGCCCAGATATACGGAGTAGCGCTCCTTTCTCCGGACGATACGCTCATTGCCACCTTAGACCATCAATGGACCCAACGACAAATTACCCTCAGCACTGTAGGGCAAATCAGCGCAACAGCCTTCCCGGTTTTTATTAAACCGGTGGTTCCTAAAATATTCCTGGCAGGCATCTTCACAACATTGGAAGACTTCCGCCAGGCAACAGCCGGACTGCCGGAAGATGAAGCGGTGATGATGGCTGCAGTCGTGGAGCCTATCACAGCTGAAGCCCGTGGTTTTGTGTTGAACGAACAACTGATCGACCTCGCCTTATATGAAGGAGGGGCCGACCTTACAGCAGGAGCCTTGTTCTTAACCGCTTTTGTCCGGGAATACGGTCATCAGCTGCCAGCTGCCGTGATTGTTGATATTGCCTGTAACCCGCAGACGGGCTGGTTTGTCCTGGAATTTAATGCCTGCTGGGGTGCAGGCCTCAACAACTGCCGGGCAGAGAAAGTGATGGATTGTATCATATCAGCCACCATTCATCCGGCCTTACCGGCTGATCTTCCTGCGCGCGAAAGCTCTTAG
- a CDS encoding SusC/RagA family TonB-linked outer membrane protein, whose product MKNLLLSWLLMASCIVHAYAQTRTITGKVTDEKDGSPLPGVTVTIVGTKVGTMTGPDGSYRIQAGENATLSFSSIGYLNQDISTKGKTRVDVALRIDSKGLQEVIITGVGAATDRRKVAISVESLSGKDLPKVPAASIDQALVGKIAGAQISSVSGQPGQQAQILLRGINTLGETQPMILLDGVQISASNSTNGSGSNLSSRLSDLDLSNIERVEVVQGSAAATIYGAQGANGVIQLFSKKGSRAGKVNVNFSSRASFDNVLKGNFKQISKHYYPTDSEGYIIDPSGKRIKPDYRGVWTQPNRDITPTTETNKEFKEPLYDHVDQIFKKNAPTYNNSINVSGGREGYDFALNLSNLKQKSVINGDYERTNLSLNLGADILSNLKIRTTTQLITSKNTTGGITGQNNIYSGLGTAMSSYPFEDLLFKDSLGNYPFNSILSSNSVFPYYSFQNRTYEAKTSRIIQGIDLNYQPVKYLEINYKYGIDYSRYDFSDFIHNQEKTLTPGKGLDPFNGKLVYDRDNETIQNSLLTLFLRTDFQRDFNWSLPIQTTTQVAYDWRKKMYGNIRMEGVGFAPFPPFTFANAASKTNDETQEEFVTYGYLINQRFDYGNLFGISGGVRVDYSSAFGRGSKPFSFGRADAYFRLGELLKIPSIYDFKIRGAYGAAGTQPGVYDRQITLDKGAIGDANYLSLRNDLKNPDLTVETSKETEVGIDFGIELSKGAWLRKLAFHPTYWTRSSGSVIRSLDVPPSTGASGIITNALTLKSNGFQFSLDLDVLESKKWYWNFGVRFGKQRSIVDYISNHRPITIGGSGEGQFVLKEGESVGAFYGVTPLTSLDQLPSTAVKGNYEVGPNGYVVNKTSKAVMFGTENKKIGDPTPKFNMSFSNTVTFNSQITLSFQVDWVYGGDVYNQTRQWLYADKISSDFEKPVTINGQTGAYVAYYNSLYNTNTTNSVFVEDGSFVRLRDLSLNYRLDKYLTNKFISNAQISLSGRNLFTVSNYSGLDPEASSRVNNPLRRGIDVYSFPNIRSVQIGLTFGF is encoded by the coding sequence ATGAAAAATTTGCTACTCTCATGGCTGCTCATGGCCAGCTGTATTGTGCATGCTTATGCCCAAACACGAACAATCACCGGTAAAGTTACAGATGAAAAAGATGGTTCACCATTACCCGGTGTAACGGTAACCATCGTAGGTACCAAAGTGGGTACCATGACGGGACCTGACGGATCCTACAGGATACAGGCAGGTGAAAATGCCACCTTAAGTTTCTCCTCTATCGGTTATCTTAACCAGGATATATCCACCAAAGGTAAAACAAGGGTGGATGTAGCATTACGCATCGACTCCAAAGGATTACAGGAAGTAATCATAACAGGTGTGGGTGCCGCCACCGATAGAAGGAAAGTAGCGATCTCCGTAGAATCATTGTCGGGGAAAGACCTTCCTAAAGTACCGGCGGCATCTATTGACCAGGCACTGGTTGGTAAAATTGCCGGTGCACAGATATCTTCTGTATCCGGACAACCCGGTCAGCAGGCACAGATCCTCCTTCGTGGTATCAACACTCTGGGAGAAACCCAGCCAATGATACTCCTGGATGGTGTGCAGATAAGCGCCAGCAACAGTACGAACGGTTCAGGCAGTAACCTCTCTTCCAGGTTGTCAGATCTGGACCTTTCCAACATTGAAAGAGTAGAAGTTGTGCAGGGTTCCGCTGCTGCTACCATCTATGGCGCACAGGGCGCCAACGGTGTGATCCAGCTCTTCTCCAAAAAAGGTTCACGCGCGGGTAAAGTGAATGTCAACTTCAGCTCCAGGGCCAGCTTTGACAATGTACTGAAAGGAAACTTCAAACAAATATCCAAACATTACTATCCTACCGACAGTGAAGGATACATCATTGATCCTTCCGGTAAAAGGATCAAACCAGATTACCGGGGAGTATGGACACAACCCAACAGAGACATCACTCCTACTACCGAGACCAATAAAGAATTTAAAGAACCCTTATATGATCACGTTGATCAGATATTCAAAAAAAATGCTCCTACCTACAATAACAGTATCAATGTTTCCGGTGGCCGGGAAGGTTATGATTTTGCGTTGAACCTCTCCAATCTCAAACAAAAAAGTGTTATCAACGGGGATTACGAAAGGACCAACCTGTCCCTGAACCTGGGCGCAGACATTCTGTCCAACCTGAAGATCCGCACCACTACACAGCTCATCACCTCTAAAAATACAACCGGAGGCATCACGGGGCAGAATAATATATACAGCGGTCTGGGTACCGCAATGTCTTCCTATCCATTCGAAGACCTGCTGTTTAAGGACTCTTTAGGTAATTACCCTTTCAACTCTATTCTGTCCAGCAACTCAGTATTCCCTTATTATTCCTTCCAGAACAGGACCTATGAGGCTAAAACCAGCCGTATTATACAGGGCATCGATCTGAATTACCAACCTGTCAAATACCTGGAAATAAATTATAAATATGGAATTGACTATTCCCGTTATGATTTCTCTGACTTCATTCACAACCAGGAAAAAACACTGACTCCCGGTAAAGGTTTAGATCCGTTTAATGGTAAACTGGTATACGACCGGGATAATGAAACCATTCAGAATTCCTTGCTGACCCTCTTCCTGAGAACAGATTTTCAACGCGATTTCAACTGGTCGCTGCCCATCCAGACGACTACACAGGTAGCCTACGACTGGCGTAAAAAAATGTATGGCAACATACGTATGGAAGGTGTTGGTTTTGCACCTTTCCCTCCCTTTACTTTCGCCAATGCAGCTTCCAAAACAAATGATGAAACACAGGAAGAATTTGTCACCTATGGCTACCTGATCAATCAAAGGTTTGATTATGGTAATCTGTTCGGTATCTCTGGTGGCGTAAGGGTAGACTACTCTTCCGCATTCGGCAGAGGCAGCAAGCCATTCTCCTTCGGCCGTGCGGATGCCTACTTCAGACTGGGAGAATTATTAAAAATACCCAGCATATATGACTTCAAAATCAGAGGCGCCTATGGTGCTGCAGGTACTCAGCCCGGTGTATATGACAGGCAGATCACCCTCGATAAGGGAGCCATTGGAGATGCCAATTATCTGAGCCTGAGAAATGACCTTAAAAACCCTGACCTTACCGTAGAAACCTCCAAAGAAACGGAAGTAGGTATTGACTTTGGTATCGAATTAAGTAAAGGAGCCTGGTTAAGAAAACTGGCCTTCCATCCTACCTACTGGACCAGAAGCTCCGGCAGCGTTATCCGTTCTCTTGACGTTCCCCCTTCTACTGGCGCCAGCGGCATCATAACCAATGCACTGACCCTGAAATCCAATGGTTTCCAGTTCTCACTGGACCTGGACGTACTGGAAAGCAAAAAATGGTACTGGAACTTTGGTGTAAGATTTGGCAAACAACGCTCTATTGTTGATTACATCTCCAATCATAGACCGATTACAATCGGCGGGTCCGGTGAAGGTCAGTTTGTGCTGAAAGAAGGAGAAAGCGTAGGTGCGTTCTATGGAGTAACACCGCTCACCAGCCTCGACCAGCTCCCCAGTACTGCAGTGAAAGGTAATTATGAAGTAGGGCCTAATGGATACGTGGTGAACAAAACTTCCAAAGCCGTTATGTTTGGTACTGAGAACAAGAAAATAGGTGACCCTACACCTAAATTCAACATGAGCTTCTCCAACACCGTTACCTTCAACAGTCAGATTACCCTCTCCTTCCAGGTTGACTGGGTCTATGGCGGCGATGTATACAACCAAACCCGTCAATGGCTGTATGCAGACAAAATCAGCAGCGATTTCGAAAAGCCCGTTACAATCAACGGCCAGACAGGTGCTTATGTAGCTTATTATAACAGCCTCTATAACACCAACACTACCAACTCTGTGTTCGTAGAAGACGGTTCCTTCGTAAGACTGCGTGACCTTTCCCTCAACTACAGACTGGATAAATACCTGACCAATAAATTCATCAGCAATGCCCAGATAAGCCTTTCCGGCAGAAACCTCTTCACTGTCAGTAACTATTCCGGCCTCGACCCGGAAGCCAGTTCCAGGGTAAACAACCCGCTTAGAAGAGGTATCGATGTATATTCCTTCCCTAACATCAGGTCTGTACAGATTGGTCTTACGTTCGGTTTCTAA
- a CDS encoding AraC family transcriptional regulator — translation MSYLKNTFREVSNPQDFKEEYLSSPDHSFCDSCSHTGGRQTSNFLEIATLEQLKQLHKQSSFSSTRRKFYTAVLLTAGSARETIGSHTYTFSAGMLYFIPEYQLHTIHHWSEDIRGYHCIFDADYFLLCLKNQVRLNEYPFFQHGHPPFIDLSQEEMEGMVGLFQKLQAEYCQRQHFNDDLLVRLYLNVLLIEAERAYRSHENKVTTPLPRKEQLVASFKNLVSRHYMEWKQVTDYARLLYVHPHYLNDTIKEITGSPASSFIHHQLITEAKAQLIQSNESIAGIAAHLNFADQSYFGRFFRKHTGITPAQYRQQHRHHAS, via the coding sequence ATGAGTTATCTAAAAAATACTTTCCGCGAAGTCAGCAATCCGCAGGATTTTAAGGAGGAATACCTATCCAGTCCGGATCATTCTTTTTGTGATTCCTGCAGTCATACCGGCGGCAGGCAGACCAGTAATTTTCTGGAGATCGCAACACTGGAACAACTCAAGCAACTACATAAGCAGTCATCCTTCAGCAGTACCCGGCGGAAATTTTATACTGCCGTACTCCTGACAGCGGGCAGCGCCCGGGAAACCATCGGCTCCCACACCTATACCTTTAGCGCCGGCATGCTGTACTTTATCCCGGAGTACCAGCTGCATACCATCCATCACTGGAGCGAAGACATCCGGGGCTACCACTGCATATTTGATGCAGACTACTTTCTGTTATGTCTGAAAAACCAGGTGAGGCTGAATGAATATCCGTTTTTTCAGCATGGTCATCCTCCTTTTATTGATTTATCCCAGGAAGAAATGGAAGGGATGGTGGGCCTCTTTCAGAAACTGCAGGCAGAATACTGTCAGCGTCAGCATTTCAATGATGATCTGTTAGTACGTCTGTACCTCAACGTGTTGCTGATAGAAGCAGAGAGAGCTTACAGGTCTCACGAAAACAAAGTCACTACCCCGTTGCCAAGGAAAGAGCAGCTGGTAGCATCTTTCAAAAATCTGGTCTCCCGCCACTATATGGAATGGAAGCAGGTAACGGACTATGCCCGGTTATTATACGTCCACCCTCACTATCTGAATGATACTATTAAAGAGATCACTGGTAGTCCGGCCAGCAGTTTCATTCATCATCAACTGATAACGGAAGCCAAGGCACAACTCATTCAGAGCAATGAGAGCATTGCCGGTATTGCAGCGCATCTGAACTTTGCAGACCAGTCCTATTTCGGTCGTTTTTTCAGGAAACATACGGGTATCACACCAGCGCAGTATCGCCAGCAGCATCGTCACCATGCCTCCTGA
- a CDS encoding TCR/Tet family MFS transporter, with translation MKSVYPSRLFFVILVVVIDTAGFGLIFPVLPQLISDLLHANISTAARYGGWLAFAYAVMQFIFAPVLGNLSDHYGRRPVLLLSLLGFSIDCLFLAFAPNIVWLFVGRAIAGITGASYAVASACVADISTDENRTRHYGLINAAFGLGFIIGPAIGGALGQFGTHTPFIVAAAMSFANFIFGYFFFPESLDKTLRRQFDWKRANPLGALRQLSRFPLVKSLILSMIFISIATHSMESVWAFFTIEKFRWSNQLIGYSLAFVGLLSILSQTWLVNKLTPVLNDKQLAVMGLLLMTTGYLLFAFTAWEWVLFPALIIYIAGSVQGTAMQSIMAATMPDNEQGELQGALGSLMGLTTLIAPPLMTNSFAWATRSTAPVYFPGMPYLMAALMTIISLVLLLRAFARRKISR, from the coding sequence ATGAAATCCGTATATCCGTCTCGTTTATTCTTCGTTATCCTTGTTGTTGTAATTGATACTGCCGGTTTTGGTCTGATATTTCCGGTACTTCCACAGCTGATCAGTGATCTGCTTCATGCAAATATCAGTACAGCCGCCAGGTATGGTGGATGGCTGGCTTTTGCCTATGCTGTGATGCAATTTATTTTCGCGCCGGTGCTGGGCAACTTAAGTGATCACTATGGCAGGCGCCCTGTTTTACTGTTGTCTTTGTTAGGCTTTTCCATTGACTGCCTCTTTCTTGCCTTTGCGCCTAACATTGTGTGGCTCTTCGTTGGCAGGGCCATCGCCGGTATTACCGGTGCCAGTTATGCAGTGGCATCCGCCTGTGTGGCCGATATCAGCACTGATGAGAACAGAACCCGCCACTATGGACTGATCAACGCCGCTTTCGGACTGGGTTTTATCATTGGTCCGGCTATAGGCGGCGCCCTGGGACAGTTTGGCACTCATACCCCGTTTATAGTGGCGGCAGCTATGAGCTTCGCCAATTTTATATTCGGTTATTTCTTTTTTCCGGAGTCGCTGGACAAAACCCTGCGCCGGCAGTTTGACTGGAAGAGAGCCAACCCATTGGGTGCGCTGCGACAGTTGTCGCGCTTCCCCCTGGTAAAATCGCTGATACTTTCCATGATCTTTATATCTATCGCCACGCATAGCATGGAAAGTGTGTGGGCTTTCTTCACCATAGAAAAATTCCGGTGGAGCAATCAGCTGATAGGTTATTCCCTCGCATTCGTCGGTTTACTTTCTATCCTATCACAAACATGGTTGGTAAACAAACTCACTCCCGTGTTGAATGATAAGCAGCTGGCTGTTATGGGGCTGTTGCTGATGACCACCGGTTATCTGCTGTTTGCTTTCACTGCCTGGGAATGGGTGCTTTTCCCGGCATTGATCATCTACATCGCAGGCAGTGTACAAGGTACTGCGATGCAGAGCATTATGGCGGCCACTATGCCAGACAATGAACAGGGAGAACTGCAAGGCGCCCTCGGCAGCCTGATGGGACTGACCACGCTGATTGCACCACCTCTGATGACCAACAGTTTTGCCTGGGCTACCCGTAGCACAGCACCTGTGTACTTTCCGGGCATGCCGTATCTGATGGCCGCTCTCATGACGATCATCAGTCTGGTGTTATTACTAAGAGCTTTCGCGCGCAGGAAGATCAGCCGGTAA
- a CDS encoding acyltransferase, translating to METGTMITEQVQPAKSPANRQHFEILDGLRGIAAVVVVIFHFMEVVFPDYSKNFAGRGFLAVDFFFCLSGFVIAYAYDDRMAKMSIKDFFRARLIRLHPLVILGTVMGLITFLFDPFMAPPAAYGFGKTALILLTSFLLIPFPVMPERYFNLFSFNAPSWSLFWEYVANIFYGLILWRVNRYVLMVLAFVAAIALGFTAYRAGNLMGGWGKDSFTDGCARLSYSFLAGMLIYRFRLIIRSRLGFPGLTLLLLIALFLPYFPNNWAVELFVVLFYFPLLISLGAGARLVSSLQRLCVFSGKISYPLYMTHYGFIWIFAHYLETCKPDQTTLTLVITASVVILIGIGWGAMKLFDEPIRNYLKRKW from the coding sequence ATGGAAACAGGAACAATGATAACCGAGCAAGTGCAGCCAGCGAAATCGCCTGCCAACAGACAACATTTTGAGATCCTTGACGGGCTCAGAGGAATAGCCGCTGTAGTAGTGGTGATATTCCATTTTATGGAAGTCGTGTTTCCCGATTACAGTAAAAACTTTGCAGGACGTGGATTTCTGGCAGTAGATTTCTTTTTCTGCCTGTCGGGGTTTGTGATCGCATACGCCTACGATGATCGTATGGCGAAGATGAGTATCAAAGACTTTTTCCGGGCCAGGCTGATACGTCTGCATCCACTGGTGATACTGGGCACTGTCATGGGTTTGATCACTTTCCTGTTTGATCCTTTTATGGCTCCGCCCGCGGCCTATGGCTTCGGTAAAACCGCACTGATCCTGCTCACTTCTTTTCTGCTGATACCTTTTCCGGTAATGCCGGAACGGTATTTTAACCTGTTCAGTTTTAACGCACCTTCCTGGTCTTTATTCTGGGAATATGTGGCCAACATTTTCTATGGACTGATACTCTGGAGAGTGAACCGTTATGTGCTGATGGTGCTGGCCTTTGTGGCCGCAATAGCGCTGGGATTTACAGCATATCGCGCCGGTAATCTGATGGGCGGATGGGGGAAAGATTCTTTTACAGATGGCTGTGCACGGCTCTCTTACTCTTTCCTGGCGGGGATGCTGATATATCGTTTCCGGCTGATCATCCGGAGCCGGCTGGGATTTCCGGGTCTTACACTGTTGTTACTCATCGCGCTCTTTCTCCCTTATTTTCCTAATAACTGGGCAGTGGAACTGTTCGTCGTGTTGTTTTATTTTCCGTTGCTGATCTCCCTGGGTGCAGGAGCCAGACTGGTATCCTCACTGCAACGCCTATGTGTTTTTTCCGGAAAGATATCCTACCCATTATACATGACACATTATGGTTTCATCTGGATTTTTGCACACTACCTGGAAACCTGCAAACCAGACCAGACCACACTAACCCTTGTCATTACAGCTTCCGTTGTAATCCTTATTGGCATTGGCTGGGGCGCTATGAAGCTGTTTGATGAACCCATAAGAAACTATCTTAAACGTAAGTGGTAA
- a CDS encoding SEL1-like repeat protein, with the protein MSHRIYLYNFNNTENHAIPEARENGILDQLLPVIGGNGNDNLMMMEWKYEFPFFLHPLFAGDPYLGTPLYNGDSGGLYADGPAGIRAPRAFYDFMDQHADILTDDPVNFREQKEKIFHFLDTKACYNSFHLDAWDVFNIDDEPHAEQAGELLSLIQETNECIQAAINANDPALLNECPDVRKNPYGFKSFRQFFSNNVYGSGWEVIQSGYYADDEEEKEDEQQTFTENGMMGLKDKAGNIIIPAQYEEVFVFPGNETLAVVKRDGKYAALDAAGQLKLPFDFHSDMEITYLDDMPLLNARHLSGVLHFYAPSFARIGDDNTIRVEWTGTFNHSPLLRTIQEQQSGKKKIQLHGLATSEGQQLLPTVYQEIAPGLEDGVIVRQQGKYGVYSASKGWILEMGFDRINHVYPNAYIITKDKKEGLYFIGQPLVPPAYQVVVSDVIWHGDDKWETLAINTDAAFRIDSKGHITPLAPTDIAVQIGPDMRYRYNEKELAMLTALAGDAIPADLLYQKGFEAFDKQRYEEAIRYYKMAADKGSGDAMNDLGYLYETAEGHIDATIAFDWYSRGVQVGSPHAANGLANCYQHGNGTAPDIRKAIDLYETAAAHHVPHAYYNLAMLYYKGEKVPQDYDKALRHFIYASRFGYDCYNYVGYLFEEKEDYNNAFDAYKSGVKNKDGYCAYQLARLYELGLGCKADPRKALNYYLKAVELGEDNAHLELHRLYLYNDIVKDEAKAREHEQLARDAGLDVS; encoded by the coding sequence ATGTCGCACCGTATCTATCTGTACAACTTCAACAACACGGAAAACCATGCCATTCCTGAAGCCCGTGAAAACGGTATCCTGGACCAGCTTTTACCTGTTATCGGTGGCAATGGCAACGATAACCTGATGATGATGGAATGGAAATATGAATTTCCTTTTTTTCTCCATCCTTTGTTTGCCGGCGATCCTTACCTCGGAACACCGTTATACAATGGAGATAGCGGCGGCCTCTATGCGGACGGTCCTGCTGGTATCCGTGCCCCCCGTGCCTTCTACGATTTTATGGACCAACATGCGGATATACTGACCGATGATCCTGTAAACTTCCGTGAGCAAAAAGAAAAAATCTTCCACTTCCTCGATACAAAAGCCTGCTACAACAGCTTTCATCTTGATGCCTGGGATGTGTTTAACATAGACGACGAGCCTCATGCAGAACAGGCAGGCGAATTATTGTCACTTATACAGGAAACCAACGAGTGTATACAAGCTGCTATTAACGCCAACGACCCTGCGCTGCTCAATGAATGCCCGGATGTACGCAAAAATCCTTATGGATTTAAATCTTTCCGGCAGTTTTTCAGCAACAACGTATATGGGTCTGGGTGGGAAGTGATACAGTCAGGATATTATGCTGATGATGAAGAGGAGAAAGAAGATGAGCAGCAGACTTTCACAGAAAACGGCATGATGGGCCTGAAAGACAAAGCAGGGAATATCATCATACCGGCCCAATATGAAGAAGTATTTGTTTTCCCGGGCAATGAAACACTAGCGGTTGTGAAACGGGATGGAAAATACGCCGCCCTGGATGCAGCGGGACAACTAAAACTACCTTTTGATTTCCATTCCGATATGGAGATAACGTATCTGGATGATATGCCGCTACTCAACGCCCGTCATCTTTCCGGCGTATTACATTTTTATGCTCCCTCCTTTGCCAGAATAGGCGATGACAACACGATCCGGGTAGAGTGGACAGGTACCTTCAACCATTCACCGCTACTGCGCACTATACAGGAACAACAATCCGGCAAAAAGAAAATACAGCTGCATGGTCTTGCTACCTCTGAAGGCCAACAGCTGTTGCCCACTGTTTACCAGGAGATCGCACCGGGCCTGGAAGATGGAGTGATTGTCCGTCAGCAGGGCAAATACGGCGTATATTCCGCCTCAAAAGGATGGATACTGGAAATGGGCTTCGATCGTATCAATCATGTCTATCCCAACGCCTATATCATTACAAAAGATAAAAAGGAAGGGCTTTATTTTATTGGTCAGCCACTGGTGCCACCTGCATATCAGGTTGTTGTTTCCGATGTCATCTGGCATGGTGATGATAAATGGGAAACATTGGCCATTAATACTGATGCAGCCTTCCGCATCGATTCCAAAGGACATATCACACCACTGGCACCCACCGACATTGCGGTCCAGATAGGCCCGGATATGCGTTACCGTTATAATGAAAAAGAATTGGCTATGCTCACCGCTCTGGCCGGCGATGCCATCCCCGCCGACCTGCTGTACCAGAAAGGATTTGAGGCATTCGACAAACAACGGTACGAAGAAGCCATCCGGTACTACAAAATGGCGGCCGACAAAGGCAGCGGAGATGCTATGAACGATCTTGGTTATCTGTATGAAACAGCAGAAGGGCATATCGATGCAACCATTGCTTTCGATTGGTACTCCCGTGGCGTACAGGTCGGATCACCGCATGCAGCCAACGGACTGGCCAACTGCTATCAGCATGGCAACGGCACCGCCCCCGACATCCGCAAAGCCATTGACCTGTACGAAACAGCCGCTGCGCATCATGTTCCGCATGCGTATTATAACCTTGCGATGCTTTATTATAAAGGCGAAAAAGTGCCACAGGACTATGATAAAGCATTGCGGCATTTTATATATGCCAGTAGGTTTGGTTATGATTGTTATAACTACGTAGGTTATCTTTTTGAAGAGAAAGAAGATTACAACAACGCCTTTGATGCCTACAAAAGCGGTGTCAAAAACAAAGACGGTTATTGTGCCTACCAGCTCGCCAGGCTGTATGAGCTGGGCCTTGGCTGTAAAGCCGATCCACGCAAAGCCCTTAACTATTACCTCAAAGCCGTGGAACTGGGTGAAGATAATGCCCATCTGGAACTGCACCGCTTATACCTTTACAACGATATCGTAAAAGACGAAGCCAAAGCCCGCGAGCATGAACAGCTGGCACGGGATGCAGGGCTCGATGTCTCCTGA
- a CDS encoding co-chaperone YbbN, with protein MSQQTTGDSPTLLQFFATWCRPCKVLSPIVDAIETKMSAQLQVARVNIDEEEGLTSRFQIMAVPTLVLMKNNQEIWRHTGVLSESNLKTALESALSAHP; from the coding sequence ATGAGTCAGCAAACAACAGGAGATTCACCTACCTTATTACAGTTTTTTGCGACCTGGTGCCGTCCCTGTAAAGTATTATCCCCGATAGTGGATGCCATCGAAACAAAGATGAGCGCTCAGCTGCAGGTGGCCCGCGTGAATATTGATGAGGAAGAGGGCCTCACTTCCCGTTTTCAGATTATGGCAGTGCCCACGCTGGTGCTGATGAAAAATAACCAGGAAATATGGCGGCATACAGGCGTATTGTCTGAAAGTAACCTAAAGACAGCGCTGGAATCAGCGCTGTCGGCTCATCCATAA